In Mycobacterium stomatepiae, the following are encoded in one genomic region:
- a CDS encoding alpha/beta fold hydrolase has product MTTATLTERSVRVNGREIFVAETGSGPAVVLLHGGGPGASGVSNYTRNIEPLAENFRVIVPDMPGYGRSTKGVDRRDPFGYLADHIRGMLDELGIDSAHLVGNSYGGSCALRLALDTPYRVNKLVLMGPGGVGTSRGLPSAGLKNLLGYYRGEGPSLEKLRTFIRSYLVYDAVAVPDSLIESRYEASIDPEVVANPPLQRPSGLRTLWRMDFTRDRRLVSLSTPTLIVWGRDDKVNKPSGAAMLADRLPNADVLLAANTGHWVQWERADLFNAVTSAFLKS; this is encoded by the coding sequence ATGACTACCGCCACACTCACGGAACGCAGCGTCCGGGTCAACGGGAGAGAAATCTTCGTCGCCGAGACCGGCAGCGGCCCCGCCGTGGTGCTGTTGCACGGCGGCGGACCGGGCGCGTCGGGCGTGTCGAACTACACGCGCAACATCGAGCCACTCGCCGAGAACTTCCGGGTCATCGTTCCCGACATGCCCGGCTACGGCCGCTCCACCAAGGGTGTCGACCGGCGAGATCCGTTCGGATACCTCGCCGATCACATCCGGGGGATGCTCGACGAGCTCGGCATCGACAGCGCGCACCTGGTCGGTAACTCCTACGGCGGATCCTGCGCGCTGCGGCTCGCGCTGGACACCCCGTACCGAGTGAACAAACTCGTGCTGATGGGTCCCGGAGGCGTCGGGACAAGCCGGGGGCTCCCCAGCGCCGGCCTGAAAAATCTGCTGGGCTACTACCGGGGTGAGGGACCGAGCCTCGAGAAGCTGCGCACCTTCATCCGCTCGTACCTGGTGTATGATGCGGTCGCGGTGCCCGACTCGCTGATCGAATCCCGTTACGAGGCATCGATCGATCCCGAGGTCGTCGCCAACCCGCCCCTACAACGCCCGTCCGGGTTGCGCACCCTGTGGCGGATGGACTTCACCCGCGACCGCAGGCTCGTCAGTCTCTCGACGCCGACGTTGATCGTCTGGGGGCGCGACGACAAGGTCAACAAACCCAGCGGCGCCGCAATGCTGGCCGACCGGCTGCCCAACGCCGACGTCCTGCTCGCCGCCAACACCGGACACTGGGTCCAGTGGGAGCGTGCCGACTTGTTCAACGCGGTCACCTCCGCGTTCCTGAAAAGCTGA